The window tatttatttatttatttattcatgTACTATCGGTTATAAAGTCCATAATGTTGAAAATGCACACATGTCGTGACGATTCATACAATAGACCCTGCATTATGTTGCATTATGTCGCATGATGTCATAGCCGTCCACGGCGCATCGCCAGCTGCGGCTTCGACGCTCTTTGCAGCGGAAGATTTACAGAGCCGCAATAAACTTGTTCCGGCACTGCCAATCAACTCGGCACCACTTTGGATTGGAACTTGCTTGCGTTTGGTGCCAAACAGCCTAGCAGCGAAAACGCGCCTTCGCGTCCCTTCTCGGCTCCAGCAGAGAGCTGGGCTAAACCGCGGCCACTTCAACATACCAATTGGAAGCCATCCAGCCCCCAGTCGCAGCGACCCTCGAACCGCGCCAGATCGAGTCTACGACACAGACAGAGCACAGCCAgatccgccgccgccagcaccTGGATGACCGCGCGCTCTCGTCGACATGCGCATCATCAAGCCCTCGTGGCTTAGCCACAGCGGCGAGCAGAAGGATTTCGAGGTCTACAGCTGCCACGTCTCGCCCGACGGCAAGCGAATAGCCACGGCGGGCGGCGATGGCCATGTGCGCATCTGGTCTACGGAGGCCGTCTATCACGCCGATGACGAGAGCTACAAGAAGCCGCGCCAGCTCTGCCACATGAGCCACCATCTCGGCACCATCCACTCGGTGCGCTTCTCGCCCAATGGCCGCTATCTGGCCAGCGGCGCCGACGACAAGCTCATCTGCGTCTACCATCTCGACAAGGGGCCGCCGGCGCCCACCTTTGGCACCAACGACCCGCCGCCCGTCGAGAACTGGAAGACGTACAAGCGCCTGATCGGCCACGAAAACGACGTCCAGGACCTGGCGTGGTCCTACGACTCGTCGCTGCTCGTCTCGGTCGGGCTCGACTCCAAGGTGGTTGTGTGGTCGGGCCACACGTTTGAGAAGCTCAAGTCGATCCCCGCGCACCAGAGCCACGTCAAGGGCATCACCTTTGACCCGGCCAACAAGTTCTTCGCCACGGCCAGCGACGACCGAACCATCAAAATCTTCCGCTTCACCCCTCCCGCGCCGAATGCGACGCAGCACGACATGATTAACAATTTTGTCCTCGATGCGACCATCAGCTCTCCCTTCAAGAGCTCTCCCTTGACCACATATTTCCGCCGGTGCTCCTGGTCCCCTGATGGCAACCACATAGCAGCCGCCAATGCCGTCAATGGCCCAGTTAGCTccgtcgccatcatcgaGCGGACGAGATGGGACAGCGAAATCAACTTGATTGGCCACGAGGCGCCGACCGAGGTGTGCATGTTCTCGCCGCGACTCTTCCACACTGTTAAGCCAGGACAGAATGGGGCAGCAAATGGTCATGGAGGACAGCTGGTTACTGTTATAGCATCTGCAGGCCAGGATAAGACTCTCAGTATCTGGAACACCAACACTTCCCGGCCTGTGGTTATTCTCCAGGACCTGGCGGGCAAATCCATCTCTGACTTGGCCTGGACGCCGGACGGCCAAACCCTGTTTGCATCGAGCTTAGACGGCAGCGTGGTTGTGGCCAAGTTTGACGAGGGGGAGCTGGGATGGGTGGCCCAACAAGAGGAGAACGCCAAGGCACTACAAAAATACGGTGGCTCTCGGAAGGGCATGGGTATTGCTGAAGACGTTGATGGACTGATGCTGGAGGAGCACAGTAAGGCTGGCGAATCAAGAGCTGTGCAATCAAGAATGGGCGCTCTTATGGGCGACTTCCAACCTGAATCAGCAAAAGAGTCCACTCCAGCCACCCAAGGTAGTAAAGCCGAATCCTCGACATCTGTGACCGAAAAGCTGGCTACCAATGGAAACGCAGACTCTGACagagataaagaaaaggaaaaagacaaagacaaagacaaagataAAGACAAGAGTGAAAAGCCGGACGAGCCTGCGGATAAGACGGCTGAGCGAGTCCGTGAATTAAAGTCTCGAGTGACAGTCGGGAAAGATGGTAGGAAACGAGTGGCGCCGCTCTTGGTTTCATCATCTGGGACAGGACAGTCTTCCCTCCCTCAAAGCCAGCTTGTCGGATCCACGACGACAAAGAACACACAAAACGACGCTCCACAGACCATTCTGGATCTCAGCAAGCCCTTTGACGGATTACCCAAGGGAGGAATTGTTGCCATGTTGCTTGGAAACAAGCGCCGTGTCAATGCTGCGGatatcgacgacgacgaagagccTACGGCCAAGCGGACAGCGGGCGGCCCAACAGCTGTTGTCACCAACGGAGCTGATGGTGTAGAGTATGCGGCACTGGTGCCCGTCGAGCATGGCGTTGTTCCAACTCCAGAATTTCTACGTCCGGCCGTGTTGAATCCTTCAATTTCTTACGCCCAAGTCCGCCTTGCAGTTCCCAAGATACGGTCTCACATCCTGCGGCCGCTCGAGCGAGGCATTTTGCAGCCGGACGCGGCGTCGCTGGACGATGCATCCAAGCTTCCTGAGAACATCATCTTGGAGGCCAAGAACGATCCTAACCCGCGCGATCCAGCCCACGTCCTTGTAACGAAGAGAGGAGTTTTGGTATGGCAGGAGTTTATGCCGCGAGCTGTCATCTTGGTGACTGCAAGCAAGCATTTCTGGGCTGTAGCCTGTGAGGATGGCTCACTGCATATCTGGACTCCTGCTGGCAGACGCCTTCTAAACCCCATAATCTTGGAGTCTCAGCCTGTCATTCTCGAGTGCAGAGATTACTGGCTGATGGCCATCACAGCGGTGGGACTGGTCCATGTTTGGAATCTCAAGACTCAATCCTCTCCTCACCCACCGGTGTCTGTCGGCCCTATCCTTGACATTGCCACAACATCATTAAACCAGCATTCAGCCACCCCAGGCCCCGGCATAACGTCTGCTCACCTGAATTCCACCGGCCATATTATTGTGACTCTGACAAACGGCGATGGTTACTTTTACGCTCGGGATATGTTCACCTGGCAGCGTTTGAGCGAGGCATGGTGGGCAGTGGGCTCTCAATACTGGAACTCGAACGACTCATCCATCTCTGCCCTTCAATCCACAGCTGTTGGACCCAACTCAAAAGAAGACAAGGACAAAGGCAGCCATGCCGCTACCGTATCCTCTGGAATCATTCCCTTCCTTGAACGGCACACGACAAACGAGTTTCTCCTCAAGGGGAGAGCCTATGCTTTGCAACGTATCATCAAGACGGTTATGCAAAAGTCTGGGTCCGAGGGCCTGGAGAGCAGCGTCAGCATCGCCCACTTGGAGAACCGGATTGCTGGTGCTTTGCAGCTAGGAGCTAGCGATGAGTTTAGGTTATACCTCTTCATGTACGCTAAGCGCCTGGGTGCTGAGGGAGCTAGGGGTAAAGTAGAGGAGCTTCTTAACAGCTTGTTGGGCGGCGTGCTCGAGGATAAGGAGTCTGAGAAGACGAGCAGCCGTGGTTGGTACAGTTCGGATGAGCAGCTATGCGGATGGGATCGAAAAGAACTCTTGAAGGGAGTAGTTCTTATTCTCGGTATGGACTTTCTATCCACCTCGTCTcatcttttaatttattttgcCT is drawn from Trichoderma asperellum chromosome 4, complete sequence and contains these coding sequences:
- the HIR1 gene encoding HIR complex subunit (BUSCO:EOG092D0Q8X~CAZy:GT15); protein product: MRIIKPSWLSHSGEQKDFEVYSCHVSPDGKRIATAGGDGHVRIWSTEAVYHADDESYKKPRQLCHMSHHLGTIHSVRFSPNGRYLASGADDKLICVYHLDKGPPAPTFGTNDPPPVENWKTYKRLIGHENDVQDLAWSYDSSLLVSVGLDSKVVVWSGHTFEKLKSIPAHQSHVKGITFDPANKFFATASDDRTIKIFRFTPPAPNATQHDMINNFVLDATISSPFKSSPLTTYFRRCSWSPDGNHIAAANAVNGPVSSVAIIERTRWDSEINLIGHEAPTEVCMFSPRLFHTVKPGQNGAANGHGGQLVTVIASAGQDKTLSIWNTNTSRPVVILQDLAGKSISDLAWTPDGQTLFASSLDGSVVVAKFDEGELGWVAQQEENAKALQKYGGSRKGMGIAEDVDGLMLEEHSKAGESRAVQSRMGALMGDFQPESAKESTPATQGSKAESSTSVTEKLATNGNADSDRDKEKEKDKDKDKDKDKSEKPDEPADKTAERVRELKSRVTVGKDGRKRVAPLLVSSSGTGQSSLPQSQLVGSTTTKNTQNDAPQTILDLSKPFDGLPKGGIVAMLLGNKRRVNAADIDDDEEPTAKRTAGGPTAVVTNGADGVEYAALVPVEHGVVPTPEFLRPAVLNPSISYAQVRLAVPKIRSHILRPLERGILQPDAASLDDASKLPENIILEAKNDPNPRDPAHVLVTKRGVLVWQEFMPRAVILVTASKHFWAVACEDGSLHIWTPAGRRLLNPIILESQPVILECRDYWLMAITAVGLVHVWNLKTQSSPHPPVSVGPILDIATTSLNQHSATPGPGITSAHLNSTGHIIVTLTNGDGYFYARDMFTWQRLSEAWWAVGSQYWNSNDSSISALQSTAVGPNSKEDKDKGSHAATVSSGIIPFLERHTTNEFLLKGRAYALQRIIKTVMQKSGSEGLESSVSIAHLENRIAGALQLGASDEFRLYLFMYAKRLGAEGARGKVEELLNSLLGGVLEDKESEKTSSRGWYSSDEQLCGWDRKELLKGVVLILAFVSLAHEHDLPAVLFSMSQLEETFNHRYHYHWVFFSTQPLSEEFRRQTSNATGAICIYEVISEHNLASSTYLKPPSASNVMSTDSTDGEHVSEAGQSTSFLGHTSRWNSGPFASEKRLRDYDWFWRIEPGAQFTHDITFDVFRFMRDHEIAYGFNEALLDKDEMRTHSQPVRSFIDQHPDLLHADADVSWFLGGNDAPIESANRNGSLDIRGDAAITWIDLISSMVQRILDRLGYPIADWQQGDNYTVDGEDTGSPAEAFASQLSNMYKTGLEGISPTFDIGSLSFFRSKSHRDLFNHLDAMGDFYNRRLRDMAVPTMSASMFLPQKSVWNYRRRDARHAHRPSLPEYTQRPKAKGYELNLGFKLRGKNRMVGPQRRDSIREQERNPGESMAERFALWDLMARDLSRQDAIPGLQSGHTVIDERNFSMS